One Bacillota bacterium DNA segment encodes these proteins:
- a CDS encoding chemotaxis protein CheA gives MDELEEKIQILNDNFLLLEREGGSQQVLQEIFRAAHTVKGSSAIMGYDGMSRLTHEMENLFDRLRQGRATISGEMIDVLFEALDALKSLRDEITGQGKPADIELVIKKIQRLLGDDEDAKDEVKVTGDPAPVPGSDAPPLGGYAAELTEAEEEVIRAASFRGFNAYSIYVTVEPRCQMKFVRAFLIFRTLQEHGEIIKSVPPAEEIQEGEYDTTLELVLLSRDSAERIKQLVLTISEVIDAAVDPIMLAAVQPQADAPGEIPQKEREEEEGSKQKSASAEIKGGEETHKQVKTVRIDVQKLDSLMNLVGELVIDRTRLDRFAEVFEDRYNSSDLTEVLRDISTHLGQLTNDLQEQIMKARMLPIAQVINRFPRMVRDLAHKLDKEIDFVVEGKETELDRNVLELISDPLIHLLRNAIDHGIEPPQDRVAAGKPHAGTIKLRAFHQEGNIMITVEDDGRGMDVERIRDKAVERGLVDREAAERLSQQEVLNFIFLPGFSLARQVTDLSGRGVGMDVVRGQIEQINGHVEMSTVLGQGTKFAIRLPLTLAIIRALMVFVSGQIFAFPLANVMETIYVSKDEVRKIGDSEVTVVRGQVLPLVSMAGVLGLPEADTSMMFVVVVGSGNQRLGVVVANLLGEQEIVIKSLGRYLGKVPCVSGATILGDGKVALIVDVRSLIQEIAQSINIEEAAHAAC, from the coding sequence ATGGATGAGCTTGAGGAGAAAATACAGATCCTGAATGACAACTTCCTCCTTTTGGAACGGGAAGGCGGAAGCCAGCAGGTTCTGCAGGAAATATTCCGGGCGGCTCACACCGTTAAAGGCTCCTCCGCTATTATGGGTTACGACGGGATGTCCCGTTTAACGCATGAAATGGAAAACCTTTTTGACCGGTTGCGCCAGGGGCGGGCTACAATTTCGGGCGAAATGATCGACGTTCTTTTCGAGGCCCTGGATGCTTTGAAATCGCTAAGGGATGAAATTACCGGCCAGGGAAAACCGGCGGACATCGAACTGGTAATAAAGAAGATTCAGCGGCTTTTGGGGGATGATGAGGACGCAAAAGATGAGGTTAAAGTAACCGGTGATCCCGCTCCGGTGCCGGGTTCCGATGCCCCGCCGCTGGGCGGATACGCTGCGGAGCTTACGGAGGCGGAGGAAGAGGTTATCCGGGCGGCCAGTTTTCGAGGATTTAACGCTTATAGTATCTATGTTACGGTTGAGCCCAGGTGCCAGATGAAATTCGTCCGCGCTTTTCTGATCTTTCGAACCCTTCAGGAACATGGGGAGATTATCAAATCAGTGCCGCCGGCCGAAGAAATCCAGGAAGGGGAATACGATACCACTTTGGAACTCGTACTTCTAAGCCGGGACAGCGCTGAGCGAATAAAACAACTGGTGCTTACCATTTCCGAGGTAATAGACGCCGCAGTGGATCCGATTATGCTTGCAGCGGTGCAGCCCCAGGCGGACGCGCCGGGCGAGATTCCGCAAAAGGAGCGGGAAGAGGAGGAAGGGTCCAAACAAAAGAGCGCTTCTGCGGAAATTAAAGGGGGCGAGGAAACACACAAGCAGGTAAAGACGGTAAGGATCGATGTACAGAAACTCGATAGTCTGATGAACCTGGTCGGGGAACTGGTGATAGACCGCACCAGGCTTGACCGTTTTGCCGAGGTGTTCGAAGACCGTTATAACTCAAGCGATTTGACGGAGGTTTTAAGGGATATTTCCACCCACCTTGGTCAGTTGACAAACGACCTTCAGGAACAAATCATGAAGGCAAGGATGCTGCCGATCGCTCAGGTCATCAACCGCTTTCCACGGATGGTGCGCGACCTTGCGCATAAGTTGGACAAGGAAATCGATTTTGTTGTGGAAGGCAAAGAAACGGAACTTGACCGGAATGTGCTCGAACTGATCAGTGACCCGCTCATCCATCTTCTGCGGAACGCCATCGACCACGGTATTGAACCGCCGCAAGACCGCGTCGCCGCGGGGAAGCCGCACGCAGGAACAATCAAGTTAAGGGCTTTTCATCAGGAAGGCAATATCATGATCACCGTTGAGGATGACGGGCGGGGAATGGATGTGGAAAGAATCCGCGATAAAGCCGTGGAACGAGGTCTTGTGGACCGTGAGGCCGCGGAACGGCTGTCGCAGCAGGAAGTCCTGAATTTCATATTCTTACCGGGTTTTTCGCTGGCCAGACAGGTTACGGACCTTTCCGGCCGCGGTGTGGGAATGGATGTGGTGCGCGGACAGATCGAACAGATAAACGGCCACGTTGAGATGTCGACGGTTCTAGGGCAGGGAACGAAATTCGCCATCCGACTGCCGCTTACACTCGCTATTATTCGCGCCTTGATGGTATTCGTGAGCGGGCAGATTTTTGCTTTCCCGCTGGCTAACGTTATGGAAACCATTTACGTATCAAAGGATGAGGTGCGAAAGATCGGGGATTCAGAAGTCACCGTGGTACGGGGACAGGTACTGCCGCTCGTTTCCATGGCGGGGGTTCTGGGTCTTCCGGAAGCTGACACGTCAATGATGTTTGTGGTAGTCGTCGGTTCCGGCAACCAGCGCCTGGGGGTGGTGGTGGCAAATCTTTTGGGCGAGCAGGAGATTGTGATTAAGTCGCTCGGCCGCTACCTGGGGAAGGTTCCATGCGTTTCGGGAGCCACGATTCTGGGTGACGGTAAAGTGGCGCTGATTGTCGACGTAAGGAGCCTGATCCAGGAAATAGCGCAAAGCATTAACATAGAGGAGGCGGCACATGCCGCCTGTTAG
- a CDS encoding chemotaxis response regulator protein-glutamate methylesterase has product MPPVRVMMVDDSATIRQVVGRMLCQDPDIEVIGTAANGQEALDRLPELHPDVVVLDVEMPVLDGLGALRRMMQSQPVPVVMLSVHTRTGSEAALEALSLGAIDFVSKPEEGSRLTTVVDELAEKVKMAATVSLERIDARVGSKPGAGTTSRVTRAGFSSTGSRRELVVIGCSTGGPAALQAIVPGLPADLPAGIVIVQHIPAGFTSSLAEHLGKRSAITVKHAVDGDLVHPSRVLIAPAGADLLFRGRPGRLTINLIPREKRSRPGIFHPSVDGVMTSAARVCGPRVLGVLLTGMGKDGALGMKEIKKHQGRTIAEAEETCIVFGMPKAAIEVGAVDKVVRLQDIAREIINEL; this is encoded by the coding sequence ATGCCGCCTGTTAGGGTTATGATGGTCGACGACTCGGCAACGATACGCCAGGTGGTCGGCCGGATGCTATGCCAGGACCCTGATATCGAGGTGATTGGAACGGCGGCGAACGGCCAGGAAGCGCTTGACCGGCTCCCGGAACTCCACCCGGATGTCGTGGTCCTTGACGTAGAAATGCCGGTACTTGACGGACTGGGTGCTTTAAGGAGGATGATGCAATCGCAGCCGGTACCGGTCGTCATGTTGAGCGTCCATACCCGAACGGGCAGCGAGGCGGCACTGGAAGCTTTGTCTCTCGGTGCGATAGATTTTGTTTCGAAGCCTGAGGAAGGCAGTAGGCTGACTACGGTAGTGGACGAATTGGCGGAAAAGGTCAAAATGGCCGCCACTGTTTCGTTGGAAAGGATTGATGCAAGGGTCGGGAGTAAACCAGGGGCAGGAACAACCTCAAGGGTTACCCGTGCAGGCTTTTCTTCAACCGGGTCGCGGCGGGAACTTGTGGTCATCGGTTGTTCAACCGGCGGCCCTGCGGCGCTGCAGGCGATCGTGCCGGGACTGCCGGCGGATCTTCCGGCGGGAATAGTGATCGTACAGCATATACCAGCCGGTTTTACATCGAGCCTTGCCGAACACCTGGGTAAACGCTCGGCGATCACGGTTAAACATGCGGTTGACGGCGATCTGGTTCACCCGAGCCGGGTACTTATTGCACCTGCGGGGGCTGACCTTTTGTTTCGCGGCCGGCCGGGCCGGTTGACAATCAACCTGATTCCCCGTGAGAAGCGCTCACGCCCGGGGATCTTTCACCCTTCGGTGGACGGAGTTATGACTTCAGCCGCGCGGGTTTGCGGCCCAAGGGTTCTGGGGGTTTTGCTTACCGGTATGGGAAAGGACGGAGCGCTTGGAATGAAAGAAATCAAGAAGCATCAGGGCCGGACGATAGCGGAGGCGGAAGAAACCTGTATAGTTTT